TGGGCTTCGCACGGTCGAATCGTTCGCCTCTTCAGCGCCGGCACCCGAAGGCGCTCCTTCGTATTTCGGTCACACGTACACCGACATGGATGGCGTGCAATGGCAGGAGATCAACCTGCAGGCCTTGTCGCAGCACCAGCCCTTCCTCGTAATCGGCGTCTAGTTTTTTCCAAGGTTCCAAAATGGCAAACCCTCTATCGGATCTGTTCAAGAAAAAGCCGCAGACCGTTCCGGCGGACAGCGAAGAGACCGTTGTGCAAGACAGTGTGCGCGGGTCTTCTGGCTCCGCATACGAGTCTCGTGCCCCGCTCGACAGCACCGTGATGGCATCCAGCATCGAAGACGCGGAAGAGGCGCCTGCGTCCAGCGAGGACATATTCGCCATTCCAGTGCTGGGCACGCGCACAGCCGCCCAGCACCAGCGCATTCTGTCGTTTGCACTGGTGGCTTCGTTCATCGTTTTGGCGGTGGCGGTGTACTGGGTGATTTCGCAGACCAATCGCGCGGCTGCGCAAGTGGGTGCGACCGGTCAGGCGCTGATGCAATCGCAGCGGGTCGCGAAGTCGGTGTCGCAGGCCTTGGTCGGAAGCCCAGAAGCGTTCACGGAGCTGAAAGAGGCATCGTCGGCGTTGACGACCAACGTGCAGGGTTTGAAAAGCGGTAACGACACGGTGCCGCCCCTCGGCGGCGAATACAGCGAGTCCCTGGGCACCATTTCCAGCCTGGTGGATCGCGCGGACAAGAACGCCAAAGTTGTTCTCGGGCAGCAGAAAACCTTGACGCAAGTGGGCAGTTCCTTGCGCTCGGTTAGCCGCCAGTCTTCTGACCTGCTGGAGGTGGCCGAGACCATTTCCTCGCTGAAGCTGCAACAAAACGCGTCGGCAGCGGAGATCTCCGCCGCCGGTCAGCTGGTGATGTTGACGCAGCGTATCGGCAAGTCCGCCAACGAGTTCATGACGATGGAGGGCGTCAGCCCGGAGGCCGTGTTCCTGCTGGGTAAGGACTTGAACTCGTTCCGCGAGATCGCTCAGGGCTTGCTCAACGGCAGTCAGGAGCTGCGTCTGCCGCCAGCGCGCGACGAGCAGACTCGCGAGCGCCTGGGCGCTTTGCTCAAGATGTACGAAGAAACGCGCACCTTGGCGGGCGGCATTCTGGGCAACCTGCAGGGCTTGGTGTCCGCACGTGAAGCGCAGACCGCCGTGGTGGCAGACAGTGAACCGCTGCGTAAGGATCTGGAGGCGTTGCAGACCAGCTTGTCTTCCGAGTCGGGGCTCAACTGGAAGAGCTTCCTGGCGTTGCTCATCCCGGCCGTGGTTGCGGTGCTCGCTGCCGTCGGCTTCGGCTACGTTCAGTTGCGCGAGAGCCGCCAGCGTCAAGGCATGGCCGAACTGCAGCGTCATTCCGCCGAGCAGCAGCAGCAGGAAAGTAAACGCGTCAATGACGCGAACCAGGCGGCCATTCTTCGACTGATGAACGAACTGCAAACGGTGGCTGAGGGCGATTTGACCCAGGAGGCCACCGTGACAGAGGACATCACCGGCGCTATCGCCGACTCGGTGAACTACACAGTGGAGGAGTTGCGCTCTCTGGTGGGCAACGTGCAGAGCACGGCGACACGAGTGGCCCAAACCACATCGCGGGTGGAAACCACTTCGACGGAGCTGTTGGCCACATCGACCGAGCAGCTGCGCGAGATTCGCGAGACCGGCCAGTCGGTGCTGGACATGGCTGCGCGCATTAACGATGTGTCGTCTCAAGCGCAGGAATCGGCATCGGTGGCGCGTCAGTCGCTGGTCGCTGCCGAATCCGGGCTGACTGCCGTGCAGAACGCCATTGGCGGTATGAACGCGATTCGCGATCAGATCCAGGAAACGTCCAAGCGCATCAAGCGGCTGGGCGAGTCGTCGCAAGAAATTGGTGAGATCACCGAACTGATTGCAGACATTACCGAGCAGACCAACGTATTGGCGTTGAACGCGGCGATTCAGGCGGCGTCGGCCGGTGAAGCAGGTCGTGGATTCTCGGTGGTTGCCGAGGAGGTGCAGCGTCTGGCGGAACGCTCAGGCGACGCGACGCGGCAGATTGCAGCGCTGGTCAAGGCGATTCAGACCGACACGCAAGATGCCGTGGCCGCCATGGAGCGATCCACGCAGGGTGTGGTTGAAGGGGCGCGTCTGTCGGATAACGCCGGTACCGCGCTGTCTGAGATCGACCAGGTGTCCCGCAAGCTGGCTGAGCTGATCGAGCAGATTTCCTCTTCTGCTTCCAAGGAGGCCGACCAAGCCAACGAGGTGGCCAGCAACATTCAGCACATTTTTGCTGTGACGGAGCAAACCGGAGAAAGCACGCGCACCACGGCGAACCAGGTGCGTGAATTGGCCCGCATGGCCGATGAACTGCGTCAGTCGGTGGCGCGTTTCAAGATTGCCTAAGCCCTGGCGCATGGCCCGCAGTGATGTCAGGCCGTGTCGCTTGCTGAGGTATCGGGATTGCTTTCGGAGTACAAGAATCCATGGTGACGAACGGCCAGATCAGGTCTGACGAGTTGGGCGGTGTTGTAACGGGAGACCTTGGGCCGCTGGCCTGGGTTCTTGAAGAGACTCGCAAGTCCATCGATATAGCGACCAAATCCCTTAAGCGTTATGCACGTGACGCGGAAGCCGCACGCGGCGTCGACTTGGCCGCGGTGGACGCGAGCCAGCTGCGTATTGCACGCCAGCACCTGCACCAAGTGGTGGGCGCGCTCGACATGGTGGGCCAGGGTTTGGCGGCCCAAATGGTTCGCGCTATGGAATCGGCCGTGCAGAAGTACGTGCTGCGCCCTGAGACTTGCAGCGAAGCCGAAGCTGCGAAGCTGGAGCGCGCCGGCTTTGCACTGGTCGACTACCTTGAGAATCAGCTGAGCGAGAAACCGCGCGCGGCACTGGGTTTGTTCCCCCAATACAAGCAGGTGCTGGAGATGTCGGGGGCGGACCGTATCCACCCTGCGGACCTGTGGGCCAATACATGGCGCTGGGTCGATGCGGCGACGCCCGCTGCCGCGCAGCGTATTTCGTACGGCCCGGATATCCGCGGTCGACTCGACCAGCGGGTGCTCAAAATCATGAAGCGCGGCGATGTGAACGCTGCGTCAGAGCTCAGTGTTGTGGCCCTGG
This genomic interval from Ottowia oryzae contains the following:
- a CDS encoding methyl-accepting chemotaxis protein; translated protein: MANPLSDLFKKKPQTVPADSEETVVQDSVRGSSGSAYESRAPLDSTVMASSIEDAEEAPASSEDIFAIPVLGTRTAAQHQRILSFALVASFIVLAVAVYWVISQTNRAAAQVGATGQALMQSQRVAKSVSQALVGSPEAFTELKEASSALTTNVQGLKSGNDTVPPLGGEYSESLGTISSLVDRADKNAKVVLGQQKTLTQVGSSLRSVSRQSSDLLEVAETISSLKLQQNASAAEISAAGQLVMLTQRIGKSANEFMTMEGVSPEAVFLLGKDLNSFREIAQGLLNGSQELRLPPARDEQTRERLGALLKMYEETRTLAGGILGNLQGLVSAREAQTAVVADSEPLRKDLEALQTSLSSESGLNWKSFLALLIPAVVAVLAAVGFGYVQLRESRQRQGMAELQRHSAEQQQQESKRVNDANQAAILRLMNELQTVAEGDLTQEATVTEDITGAIADSVNYTVEELRSLVGNVQSTATRVAQTTSRVETTSTELLATSTEQLREIRETGQSVLDMAARINDVSSQAQESASVARQSLVAAESGLTAVQNAIGGMNAIRDQIQETSKRIKRLGESSQEIGEITELIADITEQTNVLALNAAIQAASAGEAGRGFSVVAEEVQRLAERSGDATRQIAALVKAIQTDTQDAVAAMERSTQGVVEGARLSDNAGTALSEIDQVSRKLAELIEQISSSASKEADQANEVASNIQHIFAVTEQTGESTRTTANQVRELARMADELRQSVARFKIA